The proteins below come from a single Triticum aestivum cultivar Chinese Spring chromosome 5D, IWGSC CS RefSeq v2.1, whole genome shotgun sequence genomic window:
- the LOC123124934 gene encoding GLABRA2 expression modulator → MQAPAERTWSPMSTEANPYAMPAPAQKSTKETVKNALSLWGRKVGEASRKAEDLSRNTWQHLRTAPSMTEAAVGRIAQGTKVLAEGGHDRIFRQAFSAPPDEQLRKSYACYLSTSAGPVMGVMYLSTARVAFCSDTPLSYEAHAGDNTEWSYYKVAIPLHRLRAAIPSASKVKPAEKFIQLVSMENHEFWLMGFVNYSSAVVHLQEALSGFHNLQA, encoded by the exons ATGCAGGCGCCCGCCGAGAGAACGTGGTCGCCGATGTCCACGGAGGCCAACCCCTATGCCATGCCGGCGCCGGCGCAGAAGA GCACCAAGGAGACGGTGAAGAACGCGCTGTCGCTGTGGGGGCGGAAGGTCGGCGAGGCGAGCAGGAAGGCCGAGGACCTGTCGCGCAACACATGGCAGCACC TTCGGACGGCGCCTAGCATGACGGAGGCGGCCGTGGGGAGGATCGCGCAGGGGACCAAGGTGCTGGCGGAGGGCGGCCACGACAGGATCTTCCGGCAGGCCTTCAGCGCCCCGCCGGACGAGCAGCTCCGCAAGTCCTACGCCTGCTACCTCTCCACGTCCGCCGGCCCGGTCATGGGGGTCATGTACCTCTCCACCGCCCGGGTCGCCTTCTGCAGCGACACCCCGCTCTCCTACGAGGCCCACGCCGGCGACAACACGGAATGGAGCTACTACAAG GTGGCGATTCCTCTGCACCGGCTGAGGGCGGCCATCCCGTCGGCCAGCAAGGTCAAGCCGGCGGAGAAGTTCATCCAGCTCGTGTCGATGGAGAACCACGAGTTCTGGCTGATGGGCTTCGTCAACTACAGCAGCGCCGTCGTGCACTTGCAAGAGGCTCTCAGCGGCTTCCACAACCTGCAagcctga